The Mangrovibacillus cuniculi sequence CAGTGGTTACTTCTTTTGTATAAGGGGAGAAATCAAACTCTGTAAAACCCTTATTAGTTTGGAACATCTCATTTGCATAGGTCAGTAAAGGAAGACTCTCATGATTGGGGTAAGATTCTTTAACATTTCTGTAGAGTTCGTTAAACAAAGCAGCATTCCGTTCCGTACAGTTAAACTCTTTTGCTTTCGCAATTGATTTAGGTTTTTCAGACGAAGGGAAAATAAAATCCAGTAGAGGATTGAAAGCAGCACTCAAACCACCGTTATTTTTCCTGACATCAATGATAAGTCTAGTGCTACGTTCAAGAACATCCTTATACTTTTGAAGTATATTAATTATTAAACTAGGGTTCTGGAAGTGCGGAAGATTCATGTAAACTAGGTCATCTTCCAAAACTTTGACGACAAAAGAATCTTCATTTTGCTTACTAGGGTATTCTACAATCTCCAACACTCTGTTATCTTCTAATTCAATCGACTTAGCCCGCTGAATAAGGTAGTTCCAATTTTGTCTCTCCGTGTGTGCAACGGGAAGATGGTGTTCTCTTGAGATTACTTCGATACTTTTTCCATCAATGGAGACAATAGAATCTCCTTTAGAAAGAGGAGTTTCTTCTATAGTTTGAGTTACATATAATCTATCGCCGTATCTCCTAACTCCAAACCCTACATCCATGGTTTCTTCGCTATTACTTCGATAAGTAAAATACATATGAGGATCTAGAAACTGATGTAAATAGGTATTAACAATCTTCGAAAATAGTAAAGAGGAGAGAGTGTTTTTACGTTCAAGTTTAATAACCATGTCCAAAAATGGCTGGAAGGCTACTAGTTTCCTATCTTCACAACCGGAATAATCTTGTTCTGTAATAGAGACAACTTCTCGGAAAATATCTGAAAGCTGCATGTCCATCCTCCTTTCATATAAAAAGACCAGGCGCCAATCACACCTAATCATCAAAGTTTTACACTAAACTAATCAAAAATAAATCCACCACAACCACGGAGACAAACGTTGCCAATCCAGCAAGACGAACTGGGTGAGTAAATTTGTATTCACTTAAAGGTTTCAGACGCTGAACAAGCTCACCGAATAACAGCGTCCCGACCACTACAATGGCAATATACATCATGTTTCCTGTTTCGTTCTGTAAACCGATATTGTGCGAAACAAACAAAATCCATAAATACGCCAAAAACAAATGCAACACAATGGATAAAGCTAGGTCTTTCTTTATCATACATTTGCCTCCAATAAAATCAGAATATATAGATAGTTTATCTTATTAACTATATTTTGGGAATTGTAGTTGCTTGTTTTTAAATAATTTGTAAGTTTACATAGTCTGTTAGTAAGAATTGAATTGGTGGTATAGTTCCATTATAATTATCCTATACTAAAAAAGATCAGGTGCGCTAACACCTGATCAAGACAGTCACATGCCGCTGTGGGCGGCTAACCAAGATTATAGGGTATCGAAATAACCGCAAACCGTGGTGTGGTGGCGGTTATTTCTTTTTGTAAGTGACATAAAGAGTTATTACGATATTAATGATACTAAGTAAAACCATGTTCGCTTCTAGTACCAAAGCAATCGCCTCGTATGTGGACATTCTATCCACCTCCCTTCAGAAGGGAAATGGCTAACCGCCCACCTGCTTTATGTAATTGTCTTCTTTATTTTACCATTAATGATAGATTGAATGCGAAGGATATGCGAATGTGTGTTCTTTTTTTGTTTGTCCGATAGAGATGATTTGTAATTATTTTCTCGAAGACCACGAGAAGCGGAAAAAGTGAGTACAGGTGTCCCACAAGAACGCCCCGCGGAGCACGAGAAGCGGAAAAGGTAGTGTAGGTGTCCCGCAAGAGCGTCTCGCGAACCACGAGAAGAGAGAAAACCGTTTTCAGGTGTCCCGCAAGAGCGTCTTGCGGAGCACGAGAAGCGGAAAAGGTAGTGTAGGTGTCCCGCAAGAGCGTCTCGTGGACCACGAGAAGCGGGAAAAGGTAGTGCAGGTGTCCCGCAAGAGCGTCTCGCGGACCACGAGAAGAGGGAAAACCGTGTTCAGGTGTCCCGCAAAAACGCCCAGCGGTATAGCAGCCAAACAAAAGCAAAGCCAGCTATACCACAAGAATTTCGAACAAAGAAAAAAGCCGCTCGTGCACCACACAAACGACCAAGCCTCACATATATCTTCGCTTATAGAAAAACTCAACAATCGGAACTGTCACAAACGTCAATCCGACCACGATTAATAAAGGAATATTACTAATCTCGCTAAAGTTACCAGAGCCCTCCGAGATAAACAAGATCAATCCACTCAAGGCCATCAACACGTAATATCCAATTCTAGCACTCTGCGTTTGCACGTGCTCCACCAATTCATCTTTTTCCGTCGGCCCCTCGTGATTGCCCCAGTTTACCAAGTTCAACGTGAAAGATAAAAATAGAAAGAAACCAAAAATTAAATTGGCATCAATCGTATCCAACACCAACCACTTATAAAGAAAATACCCCAACGCCCCAAGCGTAAACACAAACGACAATCCGGCCAACCATTTCTCCGTTTTCCCCACAAGCATCCCCCGTTCTAAGGTTTGAACAACTCTTCCATCGAAACACCAAGCACTCGCGCAATATCAAAAGCCAACTGCAAACTCGGGTCATACTTATTGTTCTCAATCGCGTTAATCGTCTGCCTGCTAACTTCACATCGCTCCGCCAGACTCCCTTGAGAAAGTCCGAGTTGTTCGCGATATTTTTTAATAGTATTTTCCATACATACATCCACCTTCGCCAAAGAGGTGTAAAACATGTTTTACACCTTAATGGTAATACTATCCACCTGAAATGTCAAACATATTTGACAGTCACTTCGCCAACAACCCACGCAAAATCCCCTCATTCTGCTCATAAAAACCCCTATGCTTCTCCAACCCGCGCTGCACACACCAACCCATACTATTAAACGCATCGGTAAATTGATAGAAAGGTAGCACCACATCCAGTTCAATCATCGGCCGCACACTTTCGTAGCCCTTGCGAAACTCCTGCGTATTCATAGGATCTAAACTCAAAAAGTCGCGATGGATCTTCGTAAAGTCCACTTCCGTAGAACCAAACCGCACACTTTCGAAGTCGATTACACCAGTCACGACGTCGCCGTTAACCAGAATGTTCGCCGGACGGAAATCCATATGTAAAAACGCTGGCCCATCCGGAGCGGGAAGCTCTTTTTTCCACGCTTCAAAAAGAGTAATAGATTGCCTGTACGTCTTCTCATCCAACACCTGCACAACGGCTTCCGCGAATAAATAAAACTTCTCATCCACAAATTCCGCCCACTTATCAAACTCATTATCTATTGTTTCATTCACCCTCGGAGTCACGCTATGCAAAGAAGCATGCAGTGCCCCAACTTGGTACGCAAGACGAGGGTCCACACCCATCACCAGCGGTTCGCCCTCTACTTTCGACAGCAAAAAAGCCCCGGGAGAATCATCATTCCCATCCCACACATCCAACAACTCTGGAATCGGCACGCGGCCTTCTAACAAACGGTAAGTCTCCAGCTCTCGTTCAAACTTCACTTTACTAAACGGAATCTTCACAAACACTTGCTGGCCACTAGCTAAAGTACACTGATACACCGTCGAACTGTGCGAATCCTCCACACCCCGAATGTCCGTAACGTCTAGCTGCCACTGCGCTAAAATCTGCTGAATCATCGCCATCCTCCTTTTGGAAAATACTAGTTATTATTCTATCATGTGTGATACACTATAACTACAATTTCGAAAGGACTGATGGGTGAACGATGAAGTACTAATCTTATTCTCACTATTTGAAAATAACTTCAAATGACGAAATTGGATTAGTCTGCCCATTTTTACTTATACAGAAATAGTTGTGCCCACGCACGGCTTATTTCGTTACGGCTTGACTAATCCTTCCATTACTAATGGGAGGATTTTTTTCTCCCTAGAAACGAGGGATTTGTATGAACGAATGGCTAAAACTACACAATGTTTCCTACACCGTTGAGGGTGAAACGATTTTAGAGAATGTTAATTTGTCGGTGAAACAAGGAGATGTAGTAGGTCTCATTGGGAAGAATGGTGCCGGCAAGTCTACTCTTCTACGAATGTTGAAGGGCGATTTGCTGCCAACGAAAGGTGATCTATCCGAGGTTGTGTCCGGATTACAAGTGTACCTGGTGGAACAATTTACTGAGAAAAAGGGCGAGTTTCAACATCTTAGTGGCGGCGAAAAGCGAAAGATCAGCTTATCTAAAGGGTTCTCCAACAATGCAGATATCTTATTACTAGATGAGCCAACGAATCACTTGGATGAAAAAGCGCTGCAAGTTTTAATGGACCAGATTAAAAAATATGAAGGAACTGTCATTATCGTTTCTCATGATCGGTTTTTCTTAGACCAAATAACAAAAACGATCTGGTCAATTGAGGATAAACGGATCCGTGAATACAAAGGAAATTATTCGGACTTTGCACATCAGCGGAAGCAGGAAAGGCAGGCGCAAGCACGAGCGTATGAGAAGCAGCAGAAGAAAATTGCGCGGATGGAAGGGCAGATGAATGAGCTGACGAATTGGTCGCACAAAGCGCATGCGCAATCGACGAAGCAGGAGGGATATAAGGAGTATTACCGCGTGAAAGCGAAACGGATGGATGCGCAAGTGAAGTCGAAGCGAAAGCGATTGGAGAATGAGTTGGCAAAGGAATCGGTCGATCGACTGCAAGCGGATTATGAAGTTTCGTTTGCGTTTTCTGCGAATAATAAAGTTGGGAAGCGGTTCTTGCAGGTAACGAACGTGGCGAAGCGTTTTGGGGAGAGAGTCTTGTTTGAGAACCTAAACGAAACAGTAAAGTACGGAGAAAAGATCGGAATCGTTGGACCGAACGGAAGTGGGAAGACGACGCTCCTTCGAGGCATTCTTGGAAATGAGGAAATGGACGGAGACATCTGGATTTCTCCTGCAGCGAAAATTGGTTACATCTCGCAAGAAATTACAGATCTCCCACTGGATAAAACCCCTGCGGAATGGTTCTATCAAGAGAGTTATGAGAAAAAAGGGAAAGTACAAAACATGATGAAACACCTTGGATTCTCAGCGCGCCAGTGGGAAGAGCCGTTTGGCGAGATGAGCATGGGAGAGCGGATGAAGTGCAAGTTGATGGAGCATCTGCTGGACGAAAAAGATGTGCTCGTGCTGGATGAGCCAACGAACCACTTGGACCTCGAGTCGCGGGAGCAGTTGGAAGAAACGTTGGAGCAATACACGGGTACGCTTCTAATTGTCTCGCACGATCGCTACTTTATGGATAAAGTGACGACGGAAAAGTGGCTGCTGCAAGACGGGAGAATCGTGAAACAGTCGACGCTTGAGATTGCAAGTGTGGATGACGTGCAAGAGCGGAAGATGAGACTAGAAACGGAGAGGCAGGAAGTGCTAGGAAAGTTGAGTTTCGCCGCCCCAGGAAGTCAGGAATATCAAGCGTTGGATAAGCGATTTTCGGAGTTGATGGAAGAGTTGAAGGGTTTGAGTTTGTAGTATAGATTTCTTGAAAATGAAATAGTTTAAGTGCCGGACCACAGAATCTACTTAATTACACGCCGCTTTTTCCTTAGGGAGAAGCGGTATTGTTATCTGCAGTATAGGAGAAGTGGAAAAAGCGAGCTCAGTTATTCCAGAGGAAGCCGCCGTGGTATAGGAGAAGCGGAAAAATCGAGTTCAGGTATACCAGAGGAAGCTGCCGCGGTATAGGAGAAGTCGGAAAATGGAGTTCAGGTATACCAGAGGAAGCTGCCGCGGTATAGGAGAAGTCGGAAAATGGAGTTCAGGTATACCAGAGGAAGCCGCCGCGGTATAGGAGAAGTGGAAAAAGCGAGTTCAGGTATACCAGAGGAAGCTGCCGTGGTATAGGAGAAGCGGAAAAATCGAGCTCAGGTATACCAGAGGAAGCTACCGTGGTATAGGAGATGTGGAAAAATCGAGCTCAGGTATACCAGAGGAAGCTGCCGCGGTATAGGAGAAGCAGAAAAATCGAGCTCAGGTATACCAGAGGAAGCGCCAGAGGTATAGGAGAAGCGAGAAAAGTAAGTTTAGGTATACCGCAAGAGCGTCTCGTGGGACATGATATACAACTCTAAATTGAATGCCTTGCAATAACTACCTCAAAAAATAATCCACCAAAACCCCAGCAGCAACCAACGCAATCCCAACCGAAAAATGAACCTTCTTTTCATTCACATGCGTTTTTTCAAAAATAGTAAAAAGAATGCCGATGAACCCAATATACAAGATGCTACTAAGTAAATACGTTACATCTCCCAAAACGTCACCCAACAACTGAAACAATCCAGATGTTGCTCCTACCAAGAACAACAACAAAGGAATTCTTAGTTTCCAATACAACCTCAACACCCCCAATATTCGTAGTATAATCTACACATACGATTAACAGGTAGAAAAAGTTTCCATATATAATAATACTATTTACTAAGGAGGCCCCATGCAACCATTCACACACCAAACCGAAACAGAGAGACTAATCATCCGACCATTACAAAAAGACGACTACACCAACTGGCTAACCCAATTCGAAAACAGACTCCCATCCCAACACCAATACGACGAAGGCAAAATGGACATGAGTATCTGCACCGAAGAATGGTTTCATCAGCTGGTTGATAAATATCAAAAGCTAGCTGCCGAGGATAAGGAATATATCTTGGATGTCTTTCGAAAAGAAGACCAAGCGCACATTGGCACCATCGACTTTTCCACCATTATGCGCTCCGACTTTCAGTGGGCTAGGTTTGGCTATACCATCCATAATCAGTTTTGGAGACAAGGATACGGCAAAGAAGCGGTGAAAGCTGCGCTAGACTTAGCGTTCCAGAAGCTGAACTATCATCGAATCGAAGCGCACATAAACCTTGATAATGAACCTTCTAAGCATCTAGCCGAGAGTGTTGGGATGCAGTATGAGTGCACAAGGAAAGGATTTATATATGAGGATGATGTGTGGACGGATCATCTGGTCTATTATATAAACTCTAAGTAACACCGTCCAGAGATGATGGTCTCTCAATCTTCTAATAAATTGGGATGAAAATGACCACTCCTCGACATACTCAATCAAGCACCACAAGCGTAAAACTAGGACAAAAACTTTGTCGCATGCAATAGAAGAAACTCGAATTATAGTAA is a genomic window containing:
- a CDS encoding phosphotransferase family protein; this encodes MIQQILAQWQLDVTDIRGVEDSHSSTVYQCTLASGQQVFVKIPFSKVKFERELETYRLLEGRVPIPELLDVWDGNDDSPGAFLLSKVEGEPLVMGVDPRLAYQVGALHASLHSVTPRVNETIDNEFDKWAEFVDEKFYLFAEAVVQVLDEKTYRQSITLFEAWKKELPAPDGPAFLHMDFRPANILVNGDVVTGVIDFESVRFGSTEVDFTKIHRDFLSLDPMNTQEFRKGYESVRPMIELDVVLPFYQFTDAFNSMGWCVQRGLEKHRGFYEQNEGILRGLLAK
- a CDS encoding GNAT family N-acetyltransferase, giving the protein MQPFTHQTETERLIIRPLQKDDYTNWLTQFENRLPSQHQYDEGKMDMSICTEEWFHQLVDKYQKLAAEDKEYILDVFRKEDQAHIGTIDFSTIMRSDFQWARFGYTIHNQFWRQGYGKEAVKAALDLAFQKLNYHRIEAHINLDNEPSKHLAESVGMQYECTRKGFIYEDDVWTDHLVYYINSK
- a CDS encoding helix-turn-helix transcriptional regulator; amino-acid sequence: MENTIKKYREQLGLSQGSLAERCEVSRQTINAIENNKYDPSLQLAFDIARVLGVSMEELFKP
- a CDS encoding S41 family peptidase; its protein translation is MQLSDIFREVVSITEQDYSGCEDRKLVAFQPFLDMVIKLERKNTLSSLLFSKIVNTYLHQFLDPHMYFTYRSNSEETMDVGFGVRRYGDRLYVTQTIEETPLSKGDSIVSIDGKSIEVISREHHLPVAHTERQNWNYLIQRAKSIELEDNRVLEIVEYPSKQNEDSFVVKVLEDDLVYMNLPHFQNPSLIINILQKYKDVLERSTRLIIDVRKNNGGLSAAFNPLLDFIFPSSEKPKSIAKAKEFNCTERNAALFNELYRNVKESYPNHESLPLLTYANEMFQTNKGFTEFDFSPYTKEVTTDFNSNDQIEKIVVLSDCYCASAGDDFVEMCKQSSKVTVMGRATLGVNDYSDLVTMKWNKDFSLHYPTSRLVRKTEVHPIHGTGIVPDIYIPWTPEHISRDVDLEMAIELILKK
- the abc-f gene encoding ribosomal protection-like ABC-F family protein, translated to MNEWLKLHNVSYTVEGETILENVNLSVKQGDVVGLIGKNGAGKSTLLRMLKGDLLPTKGDLSEVVSGLQVYLVEQFTEKKGEFQHLSGGEKRKISLSKGFSNNADILLLDEPTNHLDEKALQVLMDQIKKYEGTVIIVSHDRFFLDQITKTIWSIEDKRIREYKGNYSDFAHQRKQERQAQARAYEKQQKKIARMEGQMNELTNWSHKAHAQSTKQEGYKEYYRVKAKRMDAQVKSKRKRLENELAKESVDRLQADYEVSFAFSANNKVGKRFLQVTNVAKRFGERVLFENLNETVKYGEKIGIVGPNGSGKTTLLRGILGNEEMDGDIWISPAAKIGYISQEITDLPLDKTPAEWFYQESYEKKGKVQNMMKHLGFSARQWEEPFGEMSMGERMKCKLMEHLLDEKDVLVLDEPTNHLDLESREQLEETLEQYTGTLLIVSHDRYFMDKVTTEKWLLQDGRIVKQSTLEIASVDDVQERKMRLETERQEVLGKLSFAAPGSQEYQALDKRFSELMEELKGLSL